A stretch of the Elusimicrobiota bacterium genome encodes the following:
- a CDS encoding cyclic nucleotide-binding domain-containing protein has product MDYELDIPDIKWAKQFFVEIDFLSQLSEQERNSLIYSTKKIHVVKGKTILFQGEFSNRLFLIKSGKIAVFVVKEGKKTKVAELGEKNYFGEISLVNPVAASATIIAEDISEVFILEREVVEEIFKNKPEALATIRKKIEERKNK; this is encoded by the coding sequence GTGGATTACGAATTAGATATACCTGATATAAAATGGGCGAAGCAATTTTTTGTAGAGATAGATTTTTTAAGTCAACTTAGCGAGCAGGAAAGAAATTCCCTTATCTATAGTACAAAAAAAATACATGTTGTTAAAGGTAAAACGATATTATTTCAGGGAGAATTCTCAAACCGGTTATTTTTAATTAAGAGCGGAAAAATTGCTGTGTTTGTTGTAAAAGAAGGTAAAAAAACTAAAGTCGCCGAACTCGGTGAAAAAAATTATTTTGGAGAGATATCTTTAGTTAATCCGGTTGCTGCTTCGGCAACTATAATAGCTGAAGATATTTCTGAAGTTTTCATTTTAGAAAGAGAAGTAGTAGAAGAGATATTTAAAAATAAACCGGAAGCACTCGCCACAATCCGCAAGAAAATAGAAGAAAGAAAAAACAAATAG
- a CDS encoding FHA domain-containing protein — protein sequence MPKIILKFGAAVIKEIPITNDVTTIGRKSDNDIVIDNPAISGHHAKIYKQDNSYFVEDLGSTNGTFLNETKIVKADLRNKGQIGIAKHTLIFINEETNVQPSEKKEASGSETVVIDSAKLRELTGGKEGDSASQGEKVGTLKVIDGAVDQTEIELPGLLTYIGSGSQAQVKIKGMFAPALAAAISRRPEGYILKAIKEGYPKVNTVPVNDQKILTDGDMLEFGKTKMVFMEKVKK from the coding sequence ATGCCGAAGATCATTTTAAAGTTTGGAGCAGCTGTAATTAAGGAAATTCCTATTACTAACGATGTTACAACTATTGGAAGAAAATCAGACAATGATATAGTGATTGATAATCCTGCCATTTCAGGACATCATGCAAAAATTTATAAGCAGGATAATTCATATTTTGTTGAAGATCTTGGAAGTACAAACGGGACTTTTTTAAATGAAACTAAAATCGTTAAAGCTGATTTGCGTAATAAAGGTCAAATTGGTATTGCAAAACATACTTTGATATTTATTAATGAAGAAACTAATGTTCAACCTTCTGAAAAAAAAGAAGCGAGTGGTAGTGAAACAGTTGTAATAGATTCGGCCAAATTACGTGAATTAACTGGTGGTAAAGAAGGCGATTCTGCAAGTCAAGGTGAAAAAGTCGGAACACTGAAAGTTATTGATGGTGCAGTTGACCAGACTGAAATTGAACTTCCGGGTCTGCTTACCTATATAGGGAGCGGTAGTCAAGCCCAGGTAAAGATTAAAGGAATGTTCGCCCCTGCTCTCGCAGCAGCAATATCGCGCAGACCTGAAGGATATATATTGAAAGCCATAAAAGAAGGGTACCCGAAAGTAAATACAGTGCCTGTTAATGACCAAAAAATATTAACTGACGGTGATATGTTAGAATTTGGTAAGACCAAAATGGTTTTTATGGAAAAGGTGAAAAAATAA
- a CDS encoding Stp1/IreP family PP2C-type Ser/Thr phosphatase, with protein MKIEVFGITDLGLNRENNEDSFCIDETINIFVVADGMGGHASGQIASKMAVDVIKERMLYAFNNDKFEHFTSSKPNLSKHANYLVNCIQIANKVIYESGKNYPQNKGMGTTVVSALIVGNNLIVAHVGDSRLYLIRNNDINPLTIDHSIVMEQVRKGLISTEEASKSDMQNILTRALGTEESVEIDVSEMPINNNDYILLCSDGLLRMVNDKDILKTITELKKPELICGKLIAMANDAGGKDNITVVVAQMQKGISVLKSKIKKFLN; from the coding sequence ATGAAAATAGAAGTTTTTGGAATAACCGATTTAGGACTTAATAGAGAAAATAATGAAGATAGTTTTTGTATTGATGAAACCATAAATATTTTTGTAGTCGCGGACGGGATGGGTGGTCATGCTTCAGGTCAGATTGCAAGTAAAATGGCAGTAGATGTTATAAAAGAACGGATGCTTTATGCTTTCAATAATGATAAATTTGAACATTTTACCAGTTCGAAACCTAATCTTTCAAAACATGCAAATTACCTGGTAAATTGTATTCAGATAGCAAATAAAGTTATATACGAATCCGGTAAAAATTATCCTCAAAATAAAGGAATGGGGACAACTGTTGTTTCTGCATTAATAGTCGGTAATAATTTAATAGTTGCTCATGTTGGTGATAGTCGTCTCTATCTTATACGTAATAATGATATTAACCCGTTAACAATTGACCATTCTATAGTTATGGAGCAAGTCCGCAAGGGCTTGATTTCGACAGAAGAAGCAAGTAAATCTGACATGCAAAACATTTTAACAAGAGCTTTAGGTACTGAAGAATCTGTTGAAATTGATGTATCTGAAATGCCTATAAACAACAATGATTATATTCTTTTATGCTCGGACGGTCTATTAAGAATGGTAAATGATAAAGACATTCTGAAAACAATTACAGAACTAAAAAAACCGGAATTAATATGCGGAAAATTAATTGCAATGGCAAATGACGCTGGTGGAAAGGATAATATAACAGTAGTTGTCGCTCAAATGCAGAAAGGAATATCTGTACTAAAAAGTAAAATAAAAAAGTTTCTTAATTAA